From the genome of Miscanthus floridulus cultivar M001 chromosome 10, ASM1932011v1, whole genome shotgun sequence, one region includes:
- the LOC136485126 gene encoding uncharacterized protein, whose product MITKAQLVDEERWETRRFHLWYKEAAKASLHGFLVKVVAEYFHLPGNDVELPMDFHDMYRLLREQDLDIAQVNLFSMLMAYISKELKLDVIYLSPMHIAQRIIIGYHLDDNHPTMKDLINRQREAHRKKLMDNEKLNISRYILGAMKKIRGNGCIRAAYHFGQGLEGHWVAFIIYPAYLIR is encoded by the exons atgataaccaaggcccaactcgtcgacgaggaaaggtgggagacaaggaggtttcatctctggtacaaggaagcggcaaaagctagcctgcatggttttctagtcaaggttgtggcggagtacttccacttgcccggcaatgatgtagaactccccatggacttccacgacatgtacagactactacgggaacaagaccttgacatcgcccaagtcaacttgttctctat gttgatggcctatatatccaaggaactaaaacttgatgttatctatctatctccaatgcatattgctcaaagaatcatcattggttaccacctagatgacaatcatccaaccatgaaagacttgatcaaccgacagagagaggcgcacaggaagaaactgatggacaatgagaagttgaacatttcaagatacatactaggagcaatgaagaagatcaggggaaatgggtgtatccgagctgcctaccactttgg ccaaggcctcgagggtcactgggttgcatttatcatctaccctgcgtatttgattcgttga